The following proteins are co-located in the Pedobacter sp. FW305-3-2-15-E-R2A2 genome:
- a CDS encoding DUF4350 domain-containing protein has product MKKIIQIARLELSLLFYSPIAWLLIMILFLKMSFDLIPAIDEIQHIQQYVPAFSFLTDKLFTTSLRLGNLPLGIFFGILSSLFLYTPLVTMGIISRETSSGSIKLLYSSPVKLSQIVYGKFLAMLLYNLVIIALMCLFLLIGFACIDNFDFPHPLVALLVAYLLLNTYAAIGIFMSSLTTYQVVAAICTFAVLAFMNYIGNFGQGLDFVRDLTYSLSMPSRAERMVAGLLNSRDVIYYFVVTGIFLGFTIAKLQLARVSRPFIYHAGRYLLVLSIGLGVAYLSSRQPVIGYYDATFTKANTIVKATQEVLKKMGDEPLEVTAYINGLHGSYSFGAPVGRIPATARWEPYLRFKSNLNLKWVYYYDYRDPQFYVMNQGKSLKNLFAEQAKAADVDTAGFLSPEQIRKEVDLRGENDRLVFQLKYKGKTTFLRTFDDASFWPDEPEIAAALKRLIVTPPKVVFATDGYQRSVDKAGDRDYKMLVNNKFSRNSMINMGFDIDSVSLENEQIPAGISALVIGDPRVQLSPSALAKLQKYVAEGGNLMIAGEPGKQAIVNPLLDSLGVKMRSGTLVQKSSDFSYGLVTPTLAAAAVVMSPALEKAYKEKSKISMPGAAALSYDSKGPFAIQPLLMTNEKTAWIKKGQFVLDSAALVFDAKMGDERGAFPSSLMLSRKLKNKEQRIVVTGDADFFSNKELARSNIEVMNGSFAISVFGWFADGVFPVDMTRPPSRDNKLLLTKAGVSTLEILYYGLIPGTIFLLGMVLLIRRKRK; this is encoded by the coding sequence ATGAAAAAAATAATACAAATAGCCAGACTGGAACTCAGCCTGCTATTTTATTCCCCTATAGCCTGGTTGCTGATCATGATCTTGTTTCTGAAAATGAGTTTTGATCTGATCCCTGCTATAGATGAAATACAACATATACAGCAATATGTTCCTGCTTTTTCTTTTTTAACAGACAAATTGTTTACCACGAGCCTGAGGTTAGGTAATCTTCCCCTTGGGATCTTTTTTGGAATTCTTTCCAGCTTGTTTCTGTATACTCCTTTGGTTACCATGGGAATCATCAGCCGGGAAACCAGCAGCGGAAGCATTAAATTGTTGTACTCTTCTCCTGTAAAACTGAGTCAGATCGTTTATGGCAAGTTCCTCGCCATGCTGCTCTATAATTTGGTGATCATCGCGTTGATGTGCCTCTTTCTGCTGATCGGTTTCGCATGTATAGATAATTTTGATTTTCCGCATCCTCTTGTGGCATTGCTTGTGGCGTATTTACTCTTAAATACTTATGCGGCAATCGGGATCTTTATGTCCAGCCTCACTACGTATCAGGTGGTTGCGGCGATCTGTACTTTTGCGGTACTCGCTTTCATGAACTATATCGGGAATTTCGGACAAGGTCTTGATTTTGTGCGCGACCTGACCTATAGTCTTTCCATGCCCAGCAGGGCAGAGCGCATGGTGGCAGGACTGCTAAACAGTCGTGATGTGATCTATTACTTCGTGGTTACGGGAATTTTCCTTGGTTTTACGATTGCCAAACTACAGCTGGCCAGGGTAAGCAGACCCTTTATTTATCATGCGGGTAGGTATTTGCTGGTGCTGAGTATTGGATTGGGGGTGGCCTATCTGAGTTCCCGGCAGCCGGTAATTGGCTATTATGATGCCACATTTACCAAGGCCAATACGATTGTTAAAGCAACTCAGGAAGTCTTAAAAAAGATGGGTGATGAGCCGCTTGAGGTAACTGCTTATATCAATGGATTACATGGTTCCTATAGTTTTGGCGCTCCTGTTGGACGTATTCCAGCTACTGCCCGATGGGAACCTTATTTGCGCTTTAAGTCTAATCTTAATTTGAAATGGGTCTATTATTACGATTACAGAGACCCTCAGTTCTATGTCATGAATCAAGGGAAAAGCCTAAAAAACCTGTTTGCAGAACAGGCAAAGGCTGCTGACGTTGATACGGCCGGATTTTTAAGTCCGGAACAGATCCGTAAAGAAGTAGACCTGCGCGGGGAGAACGACCGCCTGGTATTTCAGCTGAAGTATAAAGGTAAAACCACTTTTCTAAGGACTTTTGATGATGCTTCTTTCTGGCCTGATGAGCCGGAGATCGCGGCAGCCTTGAAACGCCTCATTGTGACGCCGCCAAAGGTTGTTTTCGCTACAGATGGTTATCAGCGGAGCGTGGATAAGGCGGGCGACAGAGATTATAAAATGTTGGTTAACAATAAGTTTTCCCGGAATTCGATGATCAATATGGGCTTTGATATCGACAGCGTTTCCTTAGAGAATGAACAGATTCCGGCGGGCATTTCCGCATTGGTGATTGGTGATCCCAGAGTTCAGCTTAGCCCGTCTGCATTGGCCAAACTTCAGAAATATGTTGCTGAAGGTGGCAACCTGATGATTGCTGGCGAGCCGGGTAAACAAGCCATTGTTAATCCATTACTGGATTCCCTGGGGGTAAAAATGCGTAGTGGGACGCTGGTGCAAAAAAGCAGTGATTTCTCTTACGGATTGGTTACGCCAACCTTAGCTGCTGCAGCAGTGGTCATGAGTCCGGCCCTTGAAAAGGCTTATAAAGAAAAATCCAAAATCTCGATGCCAGGTGCAGCTGCGCTGAGTTATGATAGTAAAGGACCATTTGCGATCCAACCGCTGTTAATGACGAATGAAAAGACCGCCTGGATCAAAAAAGGACAATTTGTACTGGATTCTGCCGCTTTGGTGTTTGATGCCAAGATGGGTGACGAGCGGGGAGCTTTTCCTTCCTCTTTGATGCTGAGCAGGAAATTGAAGAACAAGGAACAACGGATTGTGGTAACCGGTGATGCCGATTTCTTTAGCAATAAAGAGCTGGCAAGGAGTAATATAGAGGTCATGAACGGCTCTTTTGCCATTAGTGTTTTTGGCTGGTTTGCTGATGGGGTATTTCCTGTAGACATGACCCGCCCGCCATCGAGAGATAATAAACTGCTGCTGACCAAAGCAGGGGTGAGCACTTTAGAGATATTGTATTATGGGCTGATTCCCGGCACCATATTCCTATTGGGAATGGTGTTGCTGATTCGCAGAAAACGTAAATAA
- a CDS encoding ABC transporter ATP-binding protein — MEPIVRISGLSHRYSTSWAIRDINIEIPRSGIVGLLGSNGAGKSTTMNILCGVLSQTAGEVIINGIDLSKEPERAKQEIGFLPQTPPLYMDLTVDEYLRHCGILRSIDTKQLKSAMEEVKERCGLTHINKRLIKNLSGGYKQRVGIAQAIIHHPKLVVFDEPTNGLDPNQIIEVRGLIKDIAAERAVILSTHVLTEVQYLCKQIVMIESGRIVFSDTMEAFDNYVAPHSMVVLMENAPAEDRLMAIEGITRVEYLTEKQLRLYFNGDRSISETLVLESAKQGWRLRELSMEKSSLDETFAQLSRISS, encoded by the coding sequence ATGGAACCAATCGTTCGTATTAGCGGTCTGTCGCACCGTTATAGTACCAGCTGGGCTATTCGTGACATCAATATAGAGATCCCAAGGAGTGGGATTGTAGGACTGCTAGGCTCCAATGGGGCTGGAAAATCCACAACCATGAACATCCTTTGTGGCGTCCTATCGCAAACCGCCGGGGAAGTGATCATTAATGGCATCGACCTGAGTAAGGAGCCCGAACGGGCCAAACAAGAGATCGGGTTTTTGCCTCAGACCCCGCCATTGTACATGGATTTAACGGTAGATGAGTACCTGAGGCATTGTGGAATTCTGCGTTCGATAGACACTAAACAACTGAAATCTGCCATGGAAGAAGTGAAAGAACGCTGTGGATTGACACATATCAATAAGCGGCTGATCAAGAACTTATCCGGTGGGTATAAGCAAAGGGTGGGAATTGCCCAGGCCATTATTCACCATCCAAAATTAGTGGTGTTTGATGAGCCGACCAATGGCCTCGATCCCAACCAGATCATCGAAGTTCGCGGCCTGATTAAAGACATTGCTGCAGAGCGGGCGGTGATCCTTTCTACCCACGTCCTTACCGAAGTTCAATACCTGTGTAAGCAGATCGTGATGATCGAAAGCGGACGCATCGTTTTTTCGGATACGATGGAAGCTTTTGACAATTATGTGGCACCGCATAGTATGGTGGTGCTGATGGAAAATGCACCTGCGGAGGATCGTCTGATGGCCATAGAAGGCATTACAAGAGTGGAATACCTGACGGAAAAGCAACTGAGGCTCTATTTTAACGGCGACCGCAGTATTTCTGAAACCCTGGTGCTGGAAAGCGCAAAGCAAGGATGGCGCTTGCGTGAGCTGAGTATGGAAAAAAGCTCATTAGATGAAACTTTTGCCCAATTGTCCAGGATCTCGAGCTAA
- a CDS encoding RagB/SusD family nutrient uptake outer membrane protein codes for MMMKRNLNRYSFMVVCILMFSSCKDLIDIPDPINTTTTDKVFDNDNQANSAMAGAYSQLINEQVLNFGNGATTTLCSQSADELNVSGVNINAVYANKLISSEQATSNIWTTAYKNIYNANAVIEGIAASTSLKLHKEVRIKLTAEAKFMRAYTYFYLVNFFGDVPLVLTDDFNKTVKMSRTPKAEVYAQVLKDLQDAKSDLAADFSGSKTGERIRPNKWAATAMLARVYLFMGDYTNAVAAATEVIDQSGLFKLKGDLNEVFLKNNEEAIWQMQHSNLTLVRGNATPEGYVIKPYLSDIVNEYFGVRLADDLIQKFENNDKRKSSWLMPVTKAGEINYFVYKYKIGIGNSSIGGPVTEYYTMLRLAEQYLIRAEALTLGSQQLDLAVADLNVIRRRAGIDELPAGLSKETVIAAIEKERRTEFFSEWGHRWLDLKRTGRAHDVLSVIPVKQPWAGDYQLLYPIPLTEIRTNNKLIQNPGY; via the coding sequence ATGATGATGAAAAGAAATTTAAACAGATATAGCTTTATGGTGGTATGCATCCTGATGTTTTCTTCCTGTAAAGACTTGATTGACATTCCTGATCCAATCAATACCACTACTACGGACAAGGTTTTTGATAATGATAACCAGGCAAATTCTGCTATGGCTGGTGCCTATTCGCAATTGATCAATGAGCAGGTACTAAATTTTGGAAATGGGGCAACGACGACCTTATGCAGCCAGTCGGCCGACGAGTTGAATGTCTCTGGCGTAAACATTAACGCAGTGTATGCGAATAAATTGATCTCGTCAGAGCAGGCGACATCCAATATCTGGACTACTGCCTATAAGAATATTTATAATGCCAACGCCGTTATTGAGGGAATTGCAGCTTCTACTTCTTTAAAGCTCCACAAGGAGGTCAGAATTAAGCTCACTGCCGAAGCTAAGTTCATGAGGGCTTATACCTATTTCTACCTGGTTAACTTTTTTGGAGATGTACCATTGGTACTGACCGATGATTTTAATAAGACGGTTAAAATGAGTCGTACGCCAAAGGCGGAAGTCTATGCACAGGTGTTAAAGGATTTGCAGGATGCCAAATCAGATCTTGCCGCAGATTTTTCCGGATCAAAAACCGGAGAACGCATCCGTCCGAACAAATGGGCGGCAACGGCCATGCTGGCCAGGGTCTATCTTTTTATGGGCGATTATACCAATGCCGTTGCCGCTGCAACAGAAGTGATTGATCAAAGTGGGTTATTTAAATTGAAGGGGGATTTAAATGAGGTGTTTTTAAAGAATAATGAAGAGGCCATCTGGCAAATGCAGCACAGTAACCTGACACTCGTACGTGGGAACGCCACACCCGAAGGTTATGTGATCAAGCCTTATCTGTCGGATATAGTGAATGAGTATTTTGGTGTTCGTCTTGCGGACGACCTTATTCAGAAATTTGAAAACAACGATAAGAGAAAGTCTTCCTGGCTGATGCCGGTGACTAAAGCCGGGGAAATCAATTATTTTGTCTATAAATACAAAATAGGGATAGGAAATTCGTCCATCGGAGGTCCGGTTACAGAGTACTACACGATGCTGAGACTGGCAGAACAATACCTGATCAGAGCAGAAGCTTTAACATTGGGCAGTCAGCAATTGGATCTTGCGGTTGCCGATCTGAATGTAATCCGCCGTCGTGCGGGTATTGATGAACTCCCTGCAGGACTTTCCAAAGAAACAGTAATCGCTGCGATTGAGAAAGAAAGAAGAACAGAGTTTTTTTCTGAATGGGGCCACCGTTGGTTAGACCTGAAAAGGACCGGAAGGGCACACGATGTGCTTTCTGTAATTCCTGTTAAACAGCCCTGGGCAGGAGATTACCAGCTGCTGTATCCAATCCCTTTAACGGAGATACGGACAAATAATAAACTGATTCAAAATCCTGGTTACTAA
- a CDS encoding SusC/RagA family TonB-linked outer membrane protein yields MIRFTTVILIATIMQVSASSFAQRITLNTKNTALEQVLKDIRLQSGYDFLFSEGLIRSSKPISISVKNAAIEEVLEKCFSDQPITYKIENKTVLLKAKAPTLMDRVAAVFAVGIDVQGNIINKKTNEPLSGVTLKVKNKRINAGSNAKGEFHLPKLEENSVITFSSVGFDSLQVRLSEFEKMEVNTSSFVKNISVVKTATGFYLTIMMEPSVSFLDEVMVQAYGTTDRRSSTGNIARISSKELEQQPLMNPLLALQGRIPGVIVTSTAGYASSPVKVEIRGRKTINSAFVSEPLYVIDGVPQNTLDLGGTSNYQTGSPGVVQDGFSPTGGQSPMFGINSKDIESIEILKDGDATAIYGSRAANGVILITTKKGKPGATKFSAALEQGFSAITRHWEVLNTAEYLQLRKEAFKNDNLIPNLENAPDLVLWDQNKYTDWQKVLLGNIGKQSNVSLSLSGGDVQTQFRLSGNYVKQTEILTSKGSNQVAGLAFNMGHKTTDRKFQVNFGVIYSYTTVNTTTIPAAVNLAPNAPDIYGPDGLLNFAPWRGPDGSSKFPFGGLEGPYYSDTHTFTGNLNLSYEILKDLNFSTRFGYGYTNNATKYFSYIYAQDPITNPTGSNRFGSTNNLNVVVEPQLNYKLKISEGNLELLLAGSLQKNVTKANSLTGFGYDSDDFIESINLAPQIFNPTGEVGYHKLAAVFGRINYNWKSKYIVNMNWRRDGSSRFGPGNRYGDFGSVAGAWILTEEAPIKKALPSFISFLKLRGSYALTGGDAVGDYKYLAQWAKNKPYSDPLPDYDGTAPLISLLAVNPNYKWQVNKKLETAIQIGFLDNRINAQFAIYRERCGNQLTDFPTPVYTGFPTVMANWPAVVDNKGWDITINADVMNTDKFNWTVSLFGSRNKNILVSYPDLAHSPYVNTHQVGKSINTQYLFHYLGVDPLTGFYKMEDYNGDGVVGQNSGRAGGGDQYIALDLSPRFTGGLTNVLTYKGLSLSTSFNYNNFIGADPNFSSDVYPGAPGNLPKNVIGNYWKAPGDHALYPKPTTKFNDGTQLFFNSDGRYRTVSYLRLSNAALSYELDQKWAKKLGAGSLRVYVNAQNVFVISNVKGLDPDIQQFGALPPAKIYLCGLSVNF; encoded by the coding sequence ATGATACGATTCACCACCGTCATTTTAATAGCTACAATTATGCAGGTAAGTGCGAGCAGTTTTGCGCAGCGCATTACCCTGAATACCAAAAATACAGCGTTGGAGCAGGTATTGAAGGACATCCGGCTGCAAAGTGGTTACGACTTCCTTTTTAGCGAAGGACTGATCAGGTCCAGCAAGCCGATTTCCATCTCTGTAAAAAATGCAGCGATAGAGGAGGTGCTGGAAAAGTGTTTCAGCGACCAGCCGATTACTTATAAGATTGAAAATAAAACCGTTTTACTGAAGGCCAAAGCCCCGACGCTTATGGACCGTGTGGCGGCAGTTTTTGCTGTCGGCATAGACGTGCAGGGAAATATCATCAATAAAAAGACCAATGAACCACTGAGTGGGGTTACGCTTAAGGTGAAAAATAAAAGAATCAATGCCGGCTCTAATGCGAAGGGAGAGTTTCATCTGCCAAAGCTGGAAGAGAACAGTGTGATCACCTTCAGTTCTGTTGGATTTGATTCCCTGCAGGTGAGGCTGAGTGAGTTTGAAAAAATGGAGGTCAATACCAGCTCCTTTGTTAAAAATATAAGCGTGGTGAAAACAGCTACCGGCTTTTACCTGACCATTATGATGGAGCCATCGGTATCTTTTCTGGATGAAGTGATGGTGCAGGCCTATGGAACCACAGACCGCAGAAGCAGTACCGGTAACATTGCCAGGATCAGTTCAAAAGAGCTGGAACAACAGCCCTTAATGAATCCCTTGCTGGCTTTGCAGGGTAGAATACCCGGTGTAATCGTTACCTCCACCGCCGGTTATGCCAGCAGTCCGGTGAAAGTAGAAATCAGGGGAAGAAAGACCATTAATTCTGCTTTCGTTTCAGAACCTTTGTATGTGATTGATGGGGTACCTCAAAATACCCTGGACCTGGGCGGAACTTCCAATTATCAGACCGGTTCTCCCGGTGTTGTTCAGGACGGATTTTCTCCTACCGGAGGCCAAAGCCCGATGTTTGGCATCAATAGTAAAGACATAGAGAGTATTGAAATTTTGAAAGATGGTGATGCCACTGCGATTTATGGTTCAAGGGCAGCGAATGGAGTTATTCTGATCACTACAAAAAAAGGCAAGCCAGGCGCTACTAAATTTTCGGCAGCCCTGGAACAGGGATTTTCTGCCATCACCCGCCATTGGGAGGTACTCAATACAGCCGAATACCTGCAACTCAGAAAGGAAGCATTTAAGAATGATAACCTGATTCCAAATCTCGAAAATGCGCCTGATCTGGTATTGTGGGACCAGAATAAATATACAGACTGGCAAAAAGTACTTTTGGGAAATATTGGGAAACAATCCAATGTTTCGCTGAGCCTGAGCGGTGGTGATGTGCAGACTCAGTTCCGCCTCAGTGGCAATTATGTAAAACAGACAGAGATCCTGACCAGTAAAGGAAGCAACCAGGTGGCCGGACTGGCCTTTAACATGGGGCATAAAACTACTGACAGGAAATTTCAGGTAAATTTTGGGGTTATCTATTCTTATACTACGGTCAATACCACCACCATTCCTGCTGCGGTTAATTTGGCGCCCAATGCACCGGATATTTATGGACCTGACGGGCTACTGAATTTTGCGCCATGGAGAGGTCCCGATGGATCAAGTAAGTTCCCCTTCGGCGGACTTGAAGGTCCGTATTATTCTGATACCCATACCTTCACCGGTAACCTGAACCTGAGTTATGAAATATTAAAAGACCTGAATTTTTCTACCAGATTTGGTTACGGCTATACCAATAATGCCACGAAGTATTTCAGTTATATTTATGCGCAGGACCCGATCACTAACCCAACAGGATCTAACCGCTTTGGAAGCACCAACAACCTTAATGTAGTCGTAGAACCACAGCTAAATTATAAACTGAAAATAAGTGAAGGCAATCTGGAGTTATTGTTAGCAGGCTCTTTGCAAAAAAATGTAACCAAAGCCAATTCATTGACGGGCTTTGGTTATGATAGTGATGATTTTATTGAATCCATTAACCTGGCGCCTCAGATTTTCAACCCTACCGGAGAGGTGGGCTACCATAAACTGGCGGCGGTATTTGGCAGGATTAACTACAATTGGAAATCAAAATATATTGTCAATATGAACTGGCGCAGGGACGGATCTTCCCGCTTTGGACCTGGCAACCGCTACGGTGATTTTGGCTCTGTTGCAGGTGCATGGATTTTAACGGAAGAAGCGCCGATCAAAAAAGCCCTTCCTTCATTTATCAGTTTCTTAAAGTTGCGGGGAAGTTATGCCTTGACGGGTGGCGATGCGGTAGGTGATTATAAATACCTGGCACAATGGGCTAAAAATAAGCCATATAGCGATCCATTGCCCGACTATGATGGCACTGCTCCTTTAATCAGTTTACTGGCGGTAAATCCAAATTACAAATGGCAGGTGAATAAAAAACTGGAAACTGCCATACAAATTGGTTTTTTAGACAACCGGATCAATGCTCAGTTTGCGATATACCGCGAAAGGTGTGGCAATCAGCTGACGGATTTCCCTACGCCGGTATATACTGGTTTTCCTACGGTAATGGCCAACTGGCCTGCAGTAGTAGACAATAAAGGCTGGGACATTACCATCAATGCGGATGTGATGAATACGGATAAATTTAACTGGACGGTATCGCTTTTTGGTTCCAGAAACAAGAATATATTGGTCTCGTATCCTGACCTCGCACATTCCCCGTATGTGAACACGCATCAAGTGGGTAAATCTATCAATACCCAATATCTTTTTCATTATTTAGGCGTAGATCCGCTGACTGGATTTTACAAGATGGAAGATTACAATGGAGATGGTGTTGTTGGTCAGAATAGCGGCCGCGCCGGCGGTGGTGACCAATATATTGCATTAGATCTTTCTCCAAGATTTACCGGAGGGTTGACTAATGTGTTGACCTACAAGGGGCTCAGCCTGAGTACATCTTTCAATTACAATAACTTTATCGGGGCTGATCCCAATTTTAGCTCAGATGTCTATCCGGGTGCCCCGGGAAATTTGCCAAAAAACGTGATCGGAAATTACTGGAAAGCCCCGGGTGATCATGCCTTATATCCAAAGCCAACTACTAAATTCAATGATGGAACCCAGCTGTTTTTTAATTCTGATGGGAGGTATAGAACGGTTTCTTATCTCCGCCTGTCTAACGCGGCACTTTCTTATGAGCTGGATCAGAAATGGGCAAAGAAATTGGGCGCAGGGTCGCTGAGGGTATATGTAAATGCTCAGAATGTATTTGTGATCAGCAATGTTAAAGGGCTCGATCCTGATATTCAGCAATTTGGGGCGCTTCCACCCGCCAAAATCTATTTGTGTGGCCTTTCGGTAAATTTTTAA
- a CDS encoding FecR domain-containing protein — protein sequence MNREQVIELIRKYNEGSASKEEIRLVENWFVKQSELRQREPEDVDYLDVKRQMWLNIDQQIDRPVLERRLDIAPARRSRLRFRIVAAAAVFIIAITAVFFYSNYKDVNGPQIVENDINPGKNKAVLTLANGQKISLTDALNGELAQQAGVTISKTANGQLIYQAAPNSSGKNTAEYNTIEAPRGGQWQVILPDGSKVFLNASSSLKYPVSFATKERKVELKGEAYFEISHNKKSPFRVIAKGQTVEVLGTHFNIMSYDDEKTVKTTLLSGSVKVSSNGSNVAGVNAVGIKAAKTAAEFLILKPGEQSQVSPGNMKLIHDVDLEDVLAWKNGYFKFNENLRSIMTKVSRWYDVEVVYETQPDPEFKFKGEISRDKNISELLNMLDYTGNVHFKIEGRRVIVKK from the coding sequence ATGAATAGGGAACAGGTAATAGAATTGATCAGGAAGTATAATGAGGGCAGTGCCTCAAAAGAAGAAATACGTCTTGTCGAAAACTGGTTTGTGAAGCAATCTGAGCTTCGGCAACGGGAGCCTGAGGATGTTGACTATCTGGATGTAAAACGACAGATGTGGCTAAATATTGATCAGCAAATTGATCGGCCTGTGCTGGAACGCCGTTTAGACATTGCTCCTGCAAGAAGATCAAGGTTAAGATTTAGAATCGTTGCTGCAGCTGCGGTATTCATCATCGCGATCACCGCTGTATTCTTCTATAGCAATTATAAAGATGTTAACGGACCTCAGATCGTAGAAAACGACATTAATCCTGGTAAAAATAAAGCGGTGCTGACTTTAGCCAACGGACAAAAGATCAGTTTAACCGATGCGCTTAACGGAGAGCTGGCACAACAAGCCGGGGTGACCATCAGCAAAACTGCAAACGGACAATTGATTTATCAGGCTGCGCCAAATTCTTCCGGAAAAAACACCGCTGAATACAATACCATTGAAGCGCCTCGCGGCGGACAGTGGCAGGTGATTTTGCCGGATGGTTCGAAAGTCTTTTTAAATGCTTCTTCCAGCTTAAAATATCCGGTCTCTTTTGCCACGAAAGAAAGAAAAGTAGAATTAAAAGGGGAAGCGTATTTTGAAATCAGCCACAATAAAAAATCGCCGTTCCGGGTCATTGCAAAAGGACAGACTGTGGAAGTTTTGGGAACCCATTTTAACATCATGTCTTACGATGATGAAAAAACCGTTAAAACTACCTTGTTATCCGGAAGTGTCAAAGTTTCTTCCAATGGAAGCAATGTTGCGGGAGTCAATGCTGTCGGAATTAAGGCGGCTAAAACTGCTGCCGAATTCCTGATTCTGAAACCGGGTGAGCAATCCCAGGTATCTCCGGGCAATATGAAACTGATTCATGATGTAGACCTGGAAGATGTCCTCGCCTGGAAAAACGGGTATTTCAAATTCAATGAAAACTTAAGGTCCATCATGACCAAGGTTTCCAGGTGGTACGATGTAGAGGTGGTTTATGAAACACAGCCGGATCCTGAATTCAAATTTAAGGGAGAGATTTCCAGGGACAAAAACATCTCTGAATTACTAAATATGCTGGATTATACTGGAAATGTACATTTTAAGATTGAGGGAAGGAGGGTGATCGTTAAAAAATAG
- a CDS encoding RNA polymerase sigma-70 factor, with product MKMYSEFTDSELVRLVKDRNHEAFAEIYNRYAVLMFYKVNQMLRDEEPSKDLVQDLFVALWDKPELIQEDNNLAGYLYIGARNRVLKFIQRNKLKNDHIASLAKYASEISLETIQDIDERELNIIIQREIDNLPPKMKLIFEMSRKDNLSHAEIADKLGLSDQTVKKQVNNALKILRSKLALYAPFGLIIIELSKRN from the coding sequence ATGAAAATGTATTCTGAATTTACGGATTCTGAATTGGTCCGTCTTGTAAAAGACAGGAATCATGAGGCTTTTGCAGAGATCTATAATAGGTATGCAGTGCTGATGTTTTATAAAGTAAATCAGATGTTAAGGGACGAAGAGCCATCTAAAGACCTGGTGCAGGATTTATTTGTCGCCCTTTGGGATAAACCGGAACTCATTCAGGAAGACAATAACCTTGCCGGCTACTTATATATAGGCGCCAGAAACCGCGTATTGAAATTCATACAACGCAACAAGCTCAAAAATGACCACATCGCTTCCTTAGCAAAATATGCTTCAGAAATCAGCCTGGAAACGATACAGGATATTGATGAACGCGAGTTGAATATCATTATACAGCGGGAGATTGACAATTTACCGCCTAAAATGAAACTCATATTTGAAATGAGCCGTAAGGACAATCTTTCTCATGCTGAAATTGCTGATAAACTTGGGCTTTCAGACCAGACGGTGAAAAAACAAGTGAACAATGCCCTGAAAATTCTTCGTTCAAAACTAGCTCTTTATGCACCCTTCGGACTGATTATCATTGAACTTTCCAAAAGAAATTAA